From one Suicoccus acidiformans genomic stretch:
- a CDS encoding dihydrofolate reductase has product MLSLIWAQDEQGLIGRADDLPWRLASDMKYFKETTLQGDVLMGRKTYESFPNGPLKDRENMVLTTNPDFQAEAEVLVFHSKEEALAHVANWPRPLYVIGGAQIYDLFLSEADELRVTRIQARFEGDTYFPEVDWAQWQLVESWPGAVDERSPYAHQFEIYRRK; this is encoded by the coding sequence ATGTTATCTCTCATTTGGGCTCAGGACGAACAAGGGCTGATTGGCCGAGCGGATGATTTACCTTGGCGTCTGGCTAGTGATATGAAGTATTTCAAAGAAACGACCCTCCAAGGTGACGTACTCATGGGCCGGAAGACTTATGAAAGTTTCCCTAATGGCCCCTTAAAGGACCGGGAAAATATGGTGCTAACCACGAACCCAGATTTTCAAGCGGAAGCCGAAGTGCTGGTCTTTCATTCCAAGGAAGAAGCTTTAGCGCATGTTGCGAATTGGCCACGACCGCTTTACGTTATTGGCGGGGCGCAAATTTATGACTTGTTCTTAAGTGAAGCAGATGAATTACGGGTTACTCGAATTCAAGCGCGCTTCGAAGGCGACACTTATTTCCCAGAGGTAGATTGGGCGCAGTGGCAATTAGTGGAGTCCTGGCCAGGTGCGGTGGATGAGAGGAGCCCCTATGCTCACCAATTTGAAATTTACCGGCGGAAATAA
- a CDS encoding thymidylate synthase — MTVQYLHLAEKILKEGNDRGDRTGTGTRSIFGHQMRFDMADGFPLLTTKRVAFRLVVSELLWFIKGDTNIRYLLEHNNHIWDEWAFANYVQSDAYTGPDMTNFGLRSQEDESFNEVYQSQMRQFTDRILADEQFAAEFGDLGNVYGAQWRAWQSRQGEVIDQLKAVIEQIKHNPQSRRLIVTAWNPEDVPTAALPPCHVLFQFYVEEDKLSLQLYQRSGDLFLGVPFNIASYALLLHLVARETGLKAGEFIHSFGDVHIYQNHFDQIETQLSREVKPLPRLWLNPEKTSIFDFEVDDIRVEGYEPHALIKAPVAV; from the coding sequence ATGACTGTTCAGTATTTACATTTAGCAGAGAAAATCTTAAAGGAAGGCAATGACCGTGGTGACCGAACCGGGACTGGGACACGCAGTATCTTTGGGCATCAGATGCGCTTTGATATGGCGGATGGTTTCCCTTTGTTGACTACCAAACGGGTAGCCTTCCGTTTAGTGGTGAGCGAATTGTTGTGGTTTATTAAAGGCGACACAAATATTCGCTATTTATTGGAACACAATAATCATATTTGGGATGAGTGGGCTTTTGCTAACTATGTCCAAAGTGATGCCTATACCGGGCCGGATATGACTAATTTCGGCTTGCGGTCACAGGAAGATGAATCGTTTAATGAAGTCTACCAATCTCAGATGCGTCAATTTACCGACCGGATTCTAGCAGATGAACAATTTGCGGCGGAATTTGGCGATTTGGGCAATGTTTACGGTGCCCAGTGGCGTGCTTGGCAAAGTCGCCAAGGGGAAGTGATTGATCAATTGAAAGCCGTAATTGAACAAATCAAGCATAATCCCCAGTCAAGACGTTTAATTGTGACAGCTTGGAATCCGGAAGATGTGCCTACAGCCGCCTTGCCACCTTGTCATGTTCTATTCCAATTCTATGTTGAAGAGGATAAGCTCAGCTTGCAATTATACCAACGCAGTGGGGACTTGTTCCTCGGCGTTCCCTTTAATATTGCCTCTTACGCCTTGCTCTTGCACCTTGTTGCGCGTGAGACGGGCCTTAAAGCTGGAGAATTTATTCATAGCTTTGGGGATGTGCATATTTATCAGAATCATTTCGACCAGATTGAGACTCAGTTGAGTCGTGAGGTGAAGCCCTTGCCGCGACTGTGGTTGAATCCAGAGAAGACCAGTATTTTCGACTTTGAAGTGGATGATATTCGGGTGGAAGGATATGAGCCGCATGCTTTAATTAAAGCACCTGTGGCAGTATAG